In the genome of Bordetella avium, the window AGCGGCTTGCGGCAAGGCAATGGCCTGCAAGTCTTCGCCCACGCCCTCGGCGAATGCCGATTGACCGAAAACAAAAACCGGGACGTCGGCCCCCAGCGGCAGGGCCAGCGCCATGAGGTCGCGGCGCGACAGACCGCAGCCCCACAGACGGTTCAGGGCGATCAGCGTGGTGGCGGCGTCGCTGGACCCACCCCCCAGGCCGCCGCCTTGAGGAATGCGCTTTTGCAGGCCGATATGCGCCCCCTGACGGGTGCCGGTCGCGGCTTGCAGGGCGCGGGCGGCGCGGACGATGAGGTCTTGCTCGGCAGGCACACCCGGCAGATCGTAGGCGCGTTCGATGTGGCCATCGGCACGCGCCTCGAAAGAAAGCGTGTCACACAGGTCGATGAAGCGGAACACGCTTTGCAGCAGGTGATAGCCGTCGGGGCGCCGCCCAACGATGTGCAGGAAAAGGTTGAGTTTGGCGGGTGCGGGTACGTCGTATAGCGTCACGGCAGGCAATCAGGGCGGAGTCACGACCAGGCGCACGATGATGCGCCGTCCGGGTTCCTGGCGTTCCAGCACCAGCAATTGCGGGCCGGCGGCATCGTAGCGCGACAATTGCGCGGACCAGCCGCCCTGCTCAAAGCGCGTGGGCCGGCCGGCCTCATCACGCTTGACGGCCTCGGGCTGAGCCGGGGCAAGACGGCCACGCAGCCAGTCGCGCAGACCGGAAACCGGCACCGGGCTGCCCAGCGCGTCTTCGGCCAGGGTATCGGGATCGGCGGCCTGCAATGAGGCGCCATTGGCCCGCGTGAGCACGGCCACGCCGGGGCGGCC includes:
- the lolB gene encoding lipoprotein insertase outer membrane protein LolB; this translates as MAAIAACSSLPTSEGVSGADTFSRSGRFAITATQADGRQEAVQGGFTWQDNGREYILDLTTPLGSTEARVQGRPGVAVLTRANGASLQAADPDTLAEDALGSPVPVSGLRDWLRGRLAPAQPEAVKRDEAGRPTRFEQGGWSAQLSRYDAAGPQLLVLERQEPGRRIIVRLVVTPP
- the ispE gene encoding 4-(cytidine 5'-diphospho)-2-C-methyl-D-erythritol kinase, translating into MTLYDVPAPAKLNLFLHIVGRRPDGYHLLQSVFRFIDLCDTLSFEARADGHIERAYDLPGVPAEQDLIVRAARALQAATGTRQGAHIGLQKRIPQGGGLGGGSSDAATTLIALNRLWGCGLSRRDLMALALPLGADVPVFVFGQSAFAEGVGEDLQAIALPQAAYLVLQPEASVPTAEIFSAPDLTRDKKRVRITDFLALPTSGFGQNDMEAVVFRLYPQIAGAVRKLAELGIRVRMSGSGACLFAEYPNASEARHAEVVLAKFENTATMRGADKTVSDTQPELQIGFRLIKACAGLNEHPLRSWIAN